A genomic window from Leptolyngbya sp. BL0902 includes:
- a CDS encoding tetratricopeptide repeat protein, translating into MENSKLLLTYLAILLALLSVAAFFVVRQVLKTRRIEGTLSRLQNKLTKEKGTAKEYYELGSLLLDKKLYTQAALYLQQALKQVDDEELENTSLVYNALGYAYFAQEQYDLAIRNYKEALKIAPDYVTALNNLGHSYERKQLMTQALESYESALALEPSNGTAKRRAESLRKRLVPSSGQ; encoded by the coding sequence ATGGAGAACAGCAAGCTGCTTTTGACCTACCTGGCCATCCTGCTGGCGCTGCTGAGCGTAGCGGCTTTTTTTGTCGTGCGTCAGGTGCTCAAAACCCGCCGCATTGAGGGCACCCTGTCGCGCCTACAAAACAAGCTCACCAAGGAAAAGGGAACCGCCAAGGAATACTATGAACTCGGCAGTTTGTTGCTCGACAAAAAGCTCTATACCCAAGCGGCCCTCTATCTCCAGCAGGCACTCAAGCAGGTGGATGACGAGGAACTAGAGAATACCTCGTTGGTGTACAACGCCCTTGGCTACGCCTACTTTGCCCAGGAACAGTACGACCTTGCCATCCGCAACTACAAAGAAGCCCTCAAAATTGCGCCCGACTACGTAACGGCCCTCAACAACCTAGGTCACAGCTACGAGCGCAAACAACTGATGACCCAGGCCCTCGAAAGCTACGAGAGCGCCCTTGCCCTAGAGCCTAGCAACGGCACCGCCAAGCGTCGAGCGGAATCCCTCCGTAAGCGCCTGGTTCCCTCCTCAGGTCAGTAA
- the cax gene encoding calcium/proton exchanger: MSTKNLVSYGLLVFIPVAIVAERLEWGALTVFGLSAVAILPLAIWLSTATEELALVTGPTIGGLVNAVFGNATELIIALVALKAGLIDIVKASITGSILANTLLVLGLSMFVGGLRYKEQTFNQKVAGINGSTMGLAVTAVLIPALVINTSNIVEPGVIRQLSVVVAVVMIAVYALTLLFSLKTHSYLYDVGVSDHSEESGHNEEKPNIWLWVGVLLVATLGVAVMSEIFVGAVEEAAESLGLTPLFTGVILLPLVGGAAEYVTAVRMAAKDNMDLAVSVAMGSSLLVALLVAPILVIVGEIIDQPMDLNFGLFEVVAVAVAVATVNLISQDGRSNWLEGVLLLSTFALLGAAFFFHPV; encoded by the coding sequence ATGAGCACCAAGAATCTGGTTTCCTACGGTTTGCTGGTCTTTATTCCCGTCGCCATTGTAGCGGAACGCCTGGAATGGGGGGCACTGACGGTGTTTGGGCTGTCGGCGGTGGCGATTTTGCCTCTGGCCATTTGGCTCAGTACCGCCACGGAAGAACTGGCGCTAGTGACTGGCCCCACCATTGGCGGATTGGTGAATGCGGTGTTTGGCAATGCCACGGAGCTGATTATTGCCCTGGTGGCCCTAAAGGCGGGGCTGATTGACATTGTCAAGGCCAGCATTACGGGCTCGATTTTGGCGAACACGCTCCTGGTACTGGGCCTGTCGATGTTTGTGGGCGGGCTGCGCTACAAGGAGCAAACCTTTAACCAAAAGGTGGCGGGGATTAACGGATCCACCATGGGCCTAGCGGTGACGGCGGTGCTGATTCCGGCCCTGGTGATCAACACTTCCAACATTGTGGAACCTGGGGTGATTCGCCAGTTGTCTGTTGTTGTGGCAGTGGTGATGATTGCCGTCTATGCCCTCACCCTGCTGTTTTCCCTCAAAACCCACAGCTATCTCTACGATGTGGGCGTTAGTGATCACAGCGAGGAATCGGGCCACAATGAGGAGAAGCCCAACATTTGGCTGTGGGTGGGGGTGCTGCTGGTGGCCACCCTGGGCGTGGCGGTGATGTCGGAGATTTTTGTGGGGGCGGTGGAGGAAGCCGCCGAAAGCCTGGGGCTAACCCCGCTGTTTACCGGGGTGATTTTGCTGCCCCTGGTGGGTGGTGCGGCGGAATATGTCACTGCGGTTCGCATGGCCGCTAAGGACAATATGGATCTGGCGGTGTCGGTGGCGATGGGATCGAGTTTGCTGGTGGCGCTGCTGGTGGCCCCGATACTCGTGATTGTTGGGGAAATCATCGATCAGCCCATGGACTTAAACTTTGGCCTGTTTGAGGTCGTCGCGGTGGCGGTGGCCGTCGCCACGGTGAACCTAATCAGCCAGGATGGCCGATCCAACTGGCTGGAGGGCGTGCTGCTGCTGTCCACCTTTGCCCTGCTGGGAGCCGCCTTTTTCTTCCATCCGGTCTAG
- the chrA gene encoding chromate efflux transporter, with translation MPPPTPLGPRLIELAQLFLKLGAVGFGGPQAHIAMIHDEAVVRRGWLSEEQFLEGVAICEMLPGPASTQTGIYTGYRRAGLLGALVAGTSFILPAFIIMVVLSWGYFRFQGVPQIDHLFFGISPVVIAIILAFSWKLSKKSIKDRTGVAIALGAFVLAWGLKLNILLLFLLAGVVGLMVYRPPAPPSDPSTSTTPPTQKLNPAWLGPLWPVGQSLPRLIAQIPSEPLAVSSFWGLDRIQTYAWPLASFFIKVGAFIFGGGLVIIPLLETSVVDDFQWMARSEFLDGVALGELTPGPVVIAAAFVGYKVAGFFGALVATVAIFLPSFGFIGLASPFLMRLRQNPRVKCFLKGVLPAVLGAILAATLPLAQAALIHNTLPLTLIALTLSLVALVALVRFKWPTWQLVPLGALAGLAVGAIVS, from the coding sequence GTGCCTCCCCCAACGCCCCTGGGGCCAAGGCTCATTGAGCTAGCCCAACTGTTTCTAAAACTGGGGGCTGTGGGGTTTGGTGGCCCCCAGGCCCACATCGCCATGATCCACGATGAAGCGGTGGTGCGGCGAGGCTGGCTCAGTGAAGAACAGTTTCTAGAGGGGGTAGCCATCTGCGAAATGCTGCCGGGGCCAGCCTCCACCCAAACAGGCATTTACACAGGCTATAGGCGGGCCGGATTGTTAGGCGCGTTGGTAGCCGGGACGAGCTTTATTTTGCCAGCCTTCATCATCATGGTGGTGTTGTCCTGGGGTTATTTTCGGTTCCAGGGGGTGCCCCAGATTGATCACCTTTTTTTTGGCATCTCCCCAGTGGTGATCGCCATCATTCTGGCCTTTAGCTGGAAACTCAGCAAAAAATCTATCAAAGACAGAACCGGAGTGGCCATTGCCCTCGGAGCCTTTGTGCTGGCTTGGGGCCTAAAGCTCAATATCCTGCTGCTGTTTTTGCTGGCGGGCGTCGTTGGGCTGATGGTCTATCGTCCACCCGCCCCACCGTCAGACCCTTCTACCTCCACAACCCCACCAACCCAAAAGCTCAATCCTGCCTGGTTAGGGCCGCTGTGGCCCGTGGGGCAGTCTCTCCCTCGATTAATTGCGCAAATTCCTAGCGAACCCTTAGCGGTCTCTAGCTTTTGGGGGCTAGACCGAATCCAGACCTATGCTTGGCCCCTGGCGTCTTTCTTCATTAAGGTAGGAGCTTTCATCTTTGGCGGCGGGCTGGTGATCATCCCCCTCCTAGAGACCTCCGTAGTGGACGACTTTCAGTGGATGGCCCGCAGCGAATTTTTGGATGGCGTGGCCCTGGGTGAGCTTACCCCCGGCCCAGTGGTCATTGCTGCCGCCTTTGTGGGTTACAAGGTGGCAGGTTTTTTTGGGGCTTTGGTAGCTACGGTGGCTATCTTCCTGCCCTCCTTTGGCTTCATTGGGTTGGCCTCTCCCTTTTTGATGCGACTGCGCCAAAATCCCAGGGTAAAGTGCTTTTTGAAAGGGGTGCTGCCAGCGGTATTGGGGGCTATCCTAGCGGCCACCCTACCCCTTGCCCAGGCTGCCCTCATCCACAACACCCTCCCCCTAACCCTGATAGCCCTTACCCTCAGCTTAGTGGCCCTCGTTGCCCTGGTGCGATTCAAGTGGCCCACCTGGCAACTCGTGCCCCTGGGCGCTCTGGCAGGATTGGCCGTTGGGGCCATTGTCTCCTAG
- the rpmI gene encoding 50S ribosomal protein L35, translating into MPKLKSRKAAAKRFRRSGSGKIMRRKAFKNHLLQHKNAERRSRLSKAVVVSEEDAPNVELMLPYL; encoded by the coding sequence ATGCCAAAACTGAAGTCTCGCAAGGCCGCCGCCAAGCGCTTTCGCCGCAGTGGCAGTGGCAAAATCATGCGCCGCAAAGCCTTTAAGAACCACCTGTTGCAGCACAAGAATGCTGAGCGCCGCTCTCGGCTGTCTAAGGCCGTTGTGGTCTCCGAGGAAGATGCGCCCAACGTGGAGCTGATGCTGCCCTATCTCTAG
- a CDS encoding DUF4327 family protein, giving the protein MTTTPLRTPLPKTATAHYTIAMIRDEARQLIESGLVSRHQPIFTLCGHIAAREWPLIELELEQYDYLLRDCIGDLLPCETWSDD; this is encoded by the coding sequence ATGACTACCACACCCTTAAGGACGCCATTGCCAAAAACAGCCACCGCACACTACACCATTGCCATGATTCGCGACGAAGCCCGCCAACTGATTGAAAGCGGTCTTGTCAGCCGTCATCAGCCCATCTTCACCCTCTGTGGCCACATCGCCGCCCGCGAATGGCCCCTCATTGAGCTTGAACTCGAACAATACGACTATCTCCTGCGCGACTGCATCGGCGACCTCCTCCCCTGCGAAACCTGGAGCGACGACTAA
- a CDS encoding PHP domain-containing protein — MLDLHNHTTFSDGTLSPTDLVREAIIAGVKALAITDHDTLAGWDEAFAAAGEALEIVPGVELSTTENGRSLHVLGFYPNREALDPALQERLEVRRQRAAAMVERLAELGYPITLPAMEGNRAPGRPHLAAAMVAAGYAKSMDEVFDRWLGDHGPAYVPYADFSAVDGIRLLRDCGAVPVWAHPYLFRGGTVETVLPKLVEAGLMGVEVYHPCHSPSDVRRLEEFCQRYGLIMTGGSDYHGPSPDAARAKSQTRLNQLQLPLALLEPLRQAKASLHAAIHGQ, encoded by the coding sequence ATGCTCGACCTCCACAACCACACCACCTTTTCCGACGGCACCCTATCCCCCACCGATCTGGTGAGAGAGGCAATCATAGCTGGGGTCAAGGCCTTAGCCATCACCGATCACGACACTCTGGCGGGCTGGGATGAGGCATTTGCAGCGGCGGGGGAGGCTCTGGAGATTGTGCCGGGGGTGGAACTGAGCACCACAGAAAATGGGCGGTCGCTCCATGTGCTGGGGTTTTATCCGAATCGGGAAGCGCTGGATCCGGCGTTGCAGGAACGGTTGGAGGTGCGGCGGCAGCGGGCGGCGGCGATGGTGGAGCGGCTGGCGGAGTTGGGCTATCCAATTACGCTCCCGGCGATGGAGGGCAACCGCGCACCGGGTCGGCCCCATTTGGCGGCGGCGATGGTGGCGGCGGGCTATGCCAAATCCATGGATGAGGTGTTTGACCGTTGGTTAGGAGATCATGGCCCTGCCTACGTGCCCTATGCGGATTTTTCGGCAGTGGATGGTATTCGGCTGTTGCGGGATTGCGGGGCGGTGCCCGTGTGGGCGCATCCCTACCTGTTTCGGGGCGGGACAGTGGAAACGGTGTTGCCGAAGCTCGTTGAAGCGGGGCTGATGGGGGTCGAGGTGTATCATCCCTGCCACAGCCCCAGTGATGTGCGGCGGCTGGAGGAATTTTGTCAGCGCTACGGCCTAATTATGACGGGCGGCAGCGACTACCACGGCCCCAGCCCCGATGCTGCCAGGGCCAAAAGCCAGACTCGGCTGAATCAGCTTCAGTTGCCGCTGGCCTTGCTGGAACCACTGCGGCAGGCCAAGGCATCCCTACATGCCGCTATCCATGGTCAGTAA
- the rppA gene encoding two-component system response regulator RppA, which translates to MHILLVDDEVELTDPLSRLLTREGYQVDVATDGEMGLAMAEQGGYDLLILDWMLPKLNGLEICRQVRSRQDPTPVLFLTAKDTLDDRVDGLDAGADDYLVKPFELRELLARVRALGRRAATLESAPAPSRFSFGDLELDQANQLAYRRGQAIELSEKETALLAYLLRHPNQVLPHEQIYQAVWGDQDLPSSNVLAAQMRLLRRKIEPKGTPPLIHTIYGKGYRIGD; encoded by the coding sequence ATGCACATTCTGTTAGTGGATGACGAAGTGGAACTCACCGACCCCCTCAGTCGGTTGCTGACCCGCGAGGGCTATCAGGTGGATGTGGCCACCGATGGTGAGATGGGCCTCGCCATGGCCGAGCAGGGGGGCTATGACCTGCTGATTCTGGACTGGATGCTGCCCAAGCTCAATGGCCTAGAGATTTGTCGCCAGGTGCGCTCTCGCCAGGATCCAACCCCGGTGCTGTTTCTCACCGCCAAGGACACCCTGGATGATCGGGTAGATGGCCTCGATGCCGGAGCCGATGACTACCTGGTGAAACCCTTTGAACTGAGGGAACTGCTGGCGCGGGTACGGGCCTTGGGCCGACGGGCGGCAACGTTGGAATCTGCTCCAGCCCCCTCCCGGTTTAGCTTTGGCGATCTGGAGCTAGATCAGGCCAATCAGCTCGCCTACCGTCGGGGACAGGCCATCGAACTATCCGAAAAGGAGACGGCGCTGCTGGCCTACCTGCTGCGCCACCCCAACCAAGTCCTCCCCCACGAGCAGATTTACCAAGCCGTGTGGGGCGACCAAGACCTGCCCAGCAGCAATGTGCTGGCGGCGCAGATGCGGCTGCTGCGCCGCAAAATTGAGCCCAAGGGCACCCCACCCCTGATCCACACCATCTACGGCAAGGGCTATCGGATTGGGGATTAG
- a CDS encoding CAAX protease has protein sequence MVSNWLNALGQVLPWSDSFQNNGFWVVFLAGLSQAIAQSIILFVNQVRPLRFVISLVLAALLFVAGYGTWAFSIWLASAWLLDAPIPWTIVTQSLTLGYLPLTLSFLGALPYLGLPILRLLAVWSLLVVVAAFESFANLSAPLVVAHVGLGWVVLLVLQQTVGQPLVNFGHWLTNKVAGVQLVVDQNQLRTLINQRAMTEGWGSSVESGDIEGGSPSQENLSKSSSRENPSNYNPNFPNSEAFPNSDSLTPRSEAHSALAPSVQRRLTRAATDPRMVWLRRWLRLFVIYGGLALLTLVISLALEPVREVLLGVFNRLSFTRLPTGPLFELVWIGSLALVVAGLLAPLEALGWWAGWYGDPVQTLPPLEDANPLNPEAPALRRYIVYLDGINQATADYQPAVAQYLVELEQCLPADMALVKGLMPYSVLNRSLTQGRPLAFFWRSTKAMSKRFAGWLGMVINLRNLLIVAVSADSRYGPIYNQGVAQRVYESLVQQGYPLVGGIPLTLIGYSGGGQIAMGIMPFLRRALFAPIEVISLGGVISGNVRALEAEQLYHLVGDRDRVERLGPIMFPRRWPVARLSYWNRAKRQGNISFISLGPVAHQVPGGVVDPNAFLPDGRSHLQQTVDLTLDILVGDLRQQLDLEKDEILTKGNYYRYQVADFNHPSFYPPGIAPPAPWYRPVAPWVGRLILPELENRHPQGDVGLEVLHAPPEYADWIGQVVQLHWQPDPDFRREFQIVSRDIHFSADAEASHRDGLILPTRLNHWRVVSPLESLAGARPVDDVVVQLPDPVTVEWVRPSPLAPRPWGEGDRSGDRPTVSGKVLRLTVTQEPIQTSGRFYGLVRFVEAVGPERFRVVHFNPATGQFDGLTETLWLPTVVLDINDTPASVNQDLEKSALNEDGWYVYGACAASGEFVVQALRPRRLLQVRPGRFIGNHRQGRQYLERESWQNLSAKQNTIESVLIDPRCTDAEESAAQWQEGDQALLVHVYGGIGGVKAEPSAQKPVYFGHFSYGMARVVREPIANELQFQIRYHQVYTHNRRGLIAGTLDWTLYMGDRQWGFLGTRPVSDILVKLPAYTEPFAFVGSAWSALDDLCLELEIMTARYRTGDGNGVTYIGPANNCAQDSNQAMYASAKYLEEAILEHRAKLKAWKKRYPHQAQQLRQLIQFRKAIQRKLLPFGSARADWDTAKDTLGSNLSDYPLKNLGRGLLSWRTMLPRKASDTITELSLDHGAALWVLRTNQVGGENPDIEPVAPFTL, from the coding sequence ATGGTCAGTAATTGGTTGAATGCCCTAGGGCAGGTTCTTCCCTGGAGCGATAGCTTTCAAAACAACGGCTTTTGGGTGGTGTTTTTGGCAGGGCTGTCCCAGGCTATCGCCCAGAGCATCATTTTGTTTGTCAACCAGGTGCGGCCCCTGCGGTTTGTGATTAGCCTGGTGCTGGCGGCGCTGCTGTTTGTGGCGGGCTACGGCACCTGGGCCTTCAGCATTTGGTTGGCCAGCGCTTGGCTGCTGGATGCGCCCATTCCCTGGACGATTGTGACCCAAAGTTTGACCCTGGGTTATTTGCCGCTGACGCTGAGTTTTTTGGGAGCCTTGCCCTATCTGGGGTTGCCCATTCTGCGGCTGCTGGCGGTGTGGAGTTTGCTGGTGGTGGTCGCCGCCTTTGAAAGCTTCGCCAATTTGTCCGCGCCCTTGGTGGTGGCCCATGTGGGGCTGGGCTGGGTGGTGCTGCTAGTGCTTCAGCAAACCGTGGGGCAACCCCTGGTGAACTTCGGCCATTGGCTGACTAACAAGGTGGCCGGGGTGCAGTTGGTGGTGGATCAAAACCAGTTGCGGACGCTGATTAACCAGCGAGCCATGACCGAGGGCTGGGGAAGTTCCGTTGAATCCGGTGATATAGAAGGCGGTTCCCCGTCGCAAGAAAACCTGTCTAAGTCGAGTTCTAGGGAAAATCCGTCGAATTATAATCCTAACTTCCCGAATTCCGAGGCTTTCCCCAATTCTGATAGTCTCACGCCTAGGAGCGAGGCTCATTCAGCCCTAGCCCCGTCAGTTCAGCGTCGCCTGACCCGTGCCGCCACCGATCCCCGCATGGTGTGGCTGCGGCGATGGCTGCGGTTGTTTGTGATCTACGGCGGCTTGGCCCTGTTGACTCTGGTGATCAGCCTCGCCCTCGAACCCGTGAGGGAGGTGTTGCTAGGGGTGTTTAACCGCCTTAGTTTTACCCGCCTGCCCACCGGGCCACTGTTTGAATTGGTGTGGATTGGCAGTTTGGCGCTAGTGGTGGCGGGGTTGCTGGCTCCCCTAGAAGCCCTGGGTTGGTGGGCGGGTTGGTATGGCGATCCGGTGCAAACCCTGCCCCCGCTGGAGGATGCGAACCCCCTTAATCCAGAGGCTCCGGCTCTGCGCCGCTACATTGTTTATTTGGATGGCATCAACCAGGCCACGGCAGACTATCAGCCAGCGGTGGCTCAATACCTGGTGGAACTGGAGCAGTGCCTTCCCGCCGATATGGCCCTGGTGAAAGGCTTAATGCCCTACTCGGTGCTGAACCGTTCCCTCACCCAGGGACGACCGTTGGCCTTCTTTTGGCGATCTACCAAGGCCATGTCCAAGCGGTTTGCGGGCTGGCTGGGCATGGTGATTAACCTGCGTAATTTGCTGATTGTGGCCGTGTCGGCAGACTCGCGCTATGGCCCCATCTACAACCAAGGCGTGGCCCAGCGGGTCTACGAAAGCCTGGTGCAGCAGGGCTATCCCCTGGTTGGCGGCATCCCCCTCACCCTGATTGGCTATAGCGGCGGCGGCCAAATTGCCATGGGCATCATGCCCTTTCTCCGGCGGGCGCTGTTTGCCCCCATTGAGGTCATTTCCCTCGGCGGCGTGATTAGCGGCAATGTCCGCGCCCTGGAGGCCGAGCAACTCTATCATCTGGTGGGCGACCGCGACAGGGTGGAGCGGCTGGGGCCAATCATGTTTCCCCGTCGTTGGCCTGTAGCGCGGCTGTCCTACTGGAACCGGGCCAAACGTCAGGGCAATATCAGCTTCATTTCCCTTGGCCCCGTGGCCCACCAGGTGCCGGGGGGTGTGGTGGATCCCAACGCCTTTTTGCCCGATGGCCGCAGCCACCTTCAGCAAACCGTGGATCTGACCCTGGATATTTTGGTGGGCGATCTGCGGCAACAGCTCGATCTGGAAAAGGACGAAATCCTCACCAAGGGCAACTACTACCGTTACCAAGTCGCCGACTTCAATCACCCCAGCTTTTACCCTCCCGGCATCGCGCCCCCTGCTCCCTGGTATCGCCCCGTGGCCCCCTGGGTGGGTCGGCTGATTTTGCCCGAACTGGAAAACCGCCATCCCCAGGGTGATGTGGGTTTAGAAGTGCTCCATGCGCCGCCGGAATACGCCGACTGGATCGGTCAGGTGGTACAGCTTCATTGGCAACCCGACCCCGACTTTCGGCGCGAGTTCCAAATCGTTAGTCGCGACATCCATTTCAGTGCCGATGCCGAGGCGTCCCACCGGGACGGATTGATTTTGCCAACTCGGCTGAACCATTGGCGGGTGGTGTCGCCCCTGGAATCCCTGGCGGGGGCGCGTCCGGTGGATGATGTGGTGGTGCAGTTGCCGGATCCGGTGACGGTGGAGTGGGTGCGGCCCTCACCCCTAGCCCCTCGCCCGTGGGGAGAGGGGGACAGGAGTGGTGATAGACCTACGGTTTCAGGGAAAGTCTTGCGGTTGACGGTTACTCAGGAGCCGATTCAGACCTCTGGGCGGTTCTATGGGTTGGTGCGGTTTGTGGAGGCTGTGGGGCCAGAGCGGTTTCGGGTGGTGCATTTCAACCCAGCTACGGGGCAGTTTGATGGGCTGACTGAAACCCTGTGGTTGCCGACGGTGGTGTTGGATATCAACGACACTCCGGCCTCGGTGAATCAGGATTTGGAAAAATCTGCCCTGAATGAGGACGGCTGGTATGTCTATGGAGCCTGTGCGGCCAGCGGCGAGTTTGTGGTGCAAGCCCTGCGGCCTCGGCGGCTGCTTCAGGTGCGGCCCGGTCGGTTTATTGGCAACCATCGCCAGGGGCGGCAGTATTTGGAGCGGGAGTCTTGGCAGAATCTATCAGCCAAACAAAACACCATTGAATCGGTACTGATTGATCCGCGCTGCACCGATGCCGAGGAATCCGCCGCCCAGTGGCAAGAAGGGGATCAGGCATTGTTGGTGCATGTCTACGGCGGCATTGGCGGGGTCAAGGCAGAGCCCTCGGCGCAGAAACCCGTTTACTTCGGTCACTTTTCCTACGGCATGGCGCGGGTGGTGCGCGAACCCATAGCTAACGAGCTTCAGTTTCAGATTCGCTACCACCAGGTCTATACCCACAATCGGCGCGGACTCATCGCGGGCACCCTAGACTGGACGCTCTACATGGGCGACCGTCAGTGGGGCTTTTTGGGCACTCGGCCCGTGTCGGATATTTTGGTGAAACTGCCCGCCTACACCGAACCCTTTGCCTTTGTCGGCAGCGCTTGGTCGGCCCTGGATGACCTGTGCCTAGAACTGGAAATTATGACCGCCCGCTACCGCACCGGAGATGGCAACGGCGTTACCTACATCGGCCCCGCCAACAACTGCGCCCAAGACTCGAACCAAGCCATGTACGCCAGCGCCAAATATCTGGAAGAGGCCATCCTAGAACACCGCGCCAAACTCAAAGCCTGGAAGAAACGCTACCCCCACCAGGCTCAACAGTTACGGCAACTCATCCAATTCCGTAAAGCCATCCAGCGGAAACTGCTCCCCTTTGGCAGCGCCCGCGCCGACTGGGATACCGCCAAAGACACCCTCGGCAGCAACCTTTCAGACTATCCCCTCAAAAACCTGGGCCGAGGACTGCTAAGCTGGCGTACTATGCTTCCCCGGAAGGCCAGCGACACCATCACCGAACTCAGCCTCGACCACGGAGCCGCCCTCTGGGTCTTGCGTACCAACCAAGTCGGCGGCGAAAATCCCGATATCGAACCCGTTGCCCCCTTCACGCTATGA
- a CDS encoding DUF4332 domain-containing protein, with protein sequence MANFPIHQLPGISEPQAQALANLGLATTEHLRRQGKSVAQRQALAQTLAVPDRYVAKWVVLAELASLPSVGCTYNGLLLHAGVISIAQLAETATSTLYTRIKRLHVKNMQRADLCPSPDQVSTWIQQAKQAKR encoded by the coding sequence TTGGCCAATTTTCCTATCCATCAGTTACCGGGGATCAGCGAACCCCAAGCCCAAGCCTTGGCCAACCTGGGCCTAGCCACAACGGAGCACCTGCGTCGGCAGGGAAAATCGGTGGCCCAACGCCAAGCCCTAGCCCAAACCCTGGCGGTGCCGGATCGCTACGTGGCGAAGTGGGTGGTTTTGGCCGAACTGGCCAGCCTGCCCTCGGTGGGCTGCACCTACAATGGCCTGCTGCTCCATGCGGGGGTGATATCCATCGCCCAACTGGCCGAAACAGCGACTTCCACCCTCTACACCCGCATCAAGCGTCTCCATGTCAAAAACATGCAGCGGGCCGACCTTTGCCCCAGCCCCGACCAGGTGAGCACCTGGATTCAGCAGGCTAAGCAGGCTAAGCGCTAG
- a CDS encoding transporter substrate-binding domain-containing protein, translating into MSPVFAADLATIRARGYLTVAVREHWRPLSFRDDTGELVGLEVDLARQLAQRLFNDPNAVVLEVVPNRDRLSAVLEDRVDLAIAGLTQTPERMRLVSFSLPYYLDGAGFLVLEDRPVTLQSLAQGRIGLLQGASTLAAVRYLLPQAQLVPLPSYQAGQGALSQGQVDVFAGDVSTLVGWQQEQTGYRLLPTVITADPLAIALPHGSQHHDLRQMVNQSLRDWHQNGWLEERTSFWGLP; encoded by the coding sequence GTGTCCCCAGTTTTTGCTGCGGACTTAGCCACCATCCGCGCCCGAGGCTACCTGACGGTGGCCGTACGAGAGCATTGGCGTCCCCTGAGCTTTCGGGATGACACCGGGGAACTGGTGGGGTTAGAGGTCGATCTGGCCCGACAACTAGCCCAGCGCCTGTTCAACGATCCCAACGCTGTGGTGCTGGAGGTGGTGCCCAATCGGGATCGCCTGTCGGCGGTGCTAGAGGATCGGGTGGATCTAGCCATTGCGGGCCTTACCCAAACCCCTGAACGGATGCGGCTCGTCAGCTTTAGCCTGCCCTACTACCTCGACGGGGCTGGCTTTTTGGTGCTAGAAGATCGCCCCGTCACCCTTCAAAGCCTAGCCCAAGGGCGCATTGGCCTGCTCCAGGGGGCAAGTACCCTGGCGGCGGTGCGCTATCTGCTGCCCCAGGCCCAGTTGGTGCCCCTGCCCAGTTATCAAGCCGGACAGGGGGCTTTGAGTCAGGGCCAAGTGGATGTCTTTGCTGGGGATGTTAGTACCCTCGTGGGCTGGCAGCAGGAACAGACGGGCTACCGCCTCTTGCCCACGGTGATCACCGCTGATCCCTTGGCCATCGCCCTACCCCACGGATCCCAGCACCACGATCTGCGCCAGATGGTCAACCAAAGCCTGCGCGACTGGCACCAAAACGGCTGGCTGGAAGAACGCACTTCCTTTTGGGGACTACCCTAA
- the rplT gene encoding 50S ribosomal protein L20: MARVKRGNVARKRRNKILKLAKGFRGSHSKLFRTANQQVMKALRYAYRDRRNRKRDFRRLWITRINAAARLHDISYSQLMGQLKKANVEINRKMLAQMAVLDPDGFAKVVEVAGNKA, from the coding sequence ATGGCACGTGTGAAGCGCGGCAATGTTGCCCGGAAGCGCCGCAATAAAATTTTGAAACTGGCGAAGGGCTTTAGAGGATCTCACTCGAAGCTGTTCCGCACCGCTAACCAGCAGGTGATGAAAGCCCTACGCTACGCCTATCGCGACCGCCGGAACCGGAAGCGCGATTTCCGTCGGCTGTGGATCACCCGCATCAATGCGGCGGCTCGTCTGCACGATATTAGCTACAGCCAACTGATGGGCCAACTGAAAAAGGCCAACGTCGAGATCAACCGCAAAATGCTGGCCCAAATGGCCGTGCTAGACCCGGACGGGTTTGCCAAAGTGGTTGAAGTGGCTGGCAACAAAGCCTAG